The following are encoded together in the Bacteroidota bacterium genome:
- a CDS encoding bifunctional D-altronate/D-mannonate dehydratase (starvation-sensing protein; maybe involved in homoserine lactone degradation) — translation MKITDASVFVCSPGRNFVTLKVYTDEGIFGLGDGTLNGREKAVVSYLEDYCIPCLIGRNPFDTEDTFQYFYR, via the coding sequence ATGAAAATAACCGATGCAAGTGTTTTCGTGTGCTCACCGGGTCGAAACTTTGTTACCCTGAAAGTTTATACTGATGAAGGGATTTTCGGGTTGGGCGATGGCACATTAAATGGCCGTGAAAAAGCCGTAGTATCCTATCTTGAGGATTATTGCATCCCCTGTTTAATAGGACGCAATCCTTTTGATACCGAAGACACCTTTCAATATTTTTACCGT
- a CDS encoding SDR family oxidoreductase has product MSKDIFQLKDKVVLVTGGGTGLGFAISTCFIEQGAKVIISGRREEVLLKACEKLGSNASYVCNDLSNLDQIPAFVEKVKKIYGRIDVLVNNAGLHLKKDLLEVTDEEFSEIIQVNQMAVFSLSREVAKLMKDKGQGVIIMISSMASQYGIPKVIAYSAAKSAIEGMTRAMSVELSPFGIRINCIAPGFIKTKMSAGALDNDPGRKAKVLGRTPLGKLGDPVDIGHAAVFLASDAAEFITGVVLPVDGGNSIGF; this is encoded by the coding sequence ATGTCAAAAGATATTTTTCAATTGAAAGACAAAGTTGTATTGGTAACAGGAGGAGGCACCGGCTTGGGCTTTGCCATTTCAACATGCTTTATTGAACAGGGAGCAAAAGTTATCATCTCAGGACGAAGGGAGGAAGTGCTTCTTAAAGCCTGTGAAAAACTGGGTTCCAATGCATCCTATGTATGCAATGACTTGTCAAATCTTGATCAGATTCCTGCTTTTGTCGAAAAAGTTAAAAAAATTTACGGTCGTATTGATGTACTTGTAAATAATGCAGGGCTTCATCTTAAAAAAGATCTTCTGGAGGTAACCGATGAAGAATTTTCAGAAATTATCCAGGTAAACCAGATGGCTGTATTCTCCTTATCGCGCGAAGTAGCAAAGCTAATGAAGGACAAGGGACAAGGAGTCATCATTATGATCAGCTCCATGGCTTCGCAATACGGGATACCCAAAGTGATTGCCTATTCTGCTGCGAAATCAGCCATAGAAGGAATGACAAGAGCCATGTCTGTTGAACTTTCTCCTTTCGGGATTAGAATTAACTGCATTGCTCCGGGATTTATCAAGACGAAAATGTCGGCAGGCGCCCTTGACAATGATCCCGGGAGAAAAGCAAAAGTACTGGGCCGGACTCCTTTGGGAAAATTGGGGGATCCTGTTGATATTGGCCATGCGGCAGTATTCCTGGCCTCAGATGCTGCGGAATTTATAACAGGAGTTGTTCTTCCTGTAGATGGAGGAAATTCAATTGGTTTTTAA
- a CDS encoding LacI family DNA-binding transcriptional regulator, whose protein sequence is MNKLDLTKKGKREQTSIVDIAKKLHIAPSTVSRALSNHPKISEKTKKKVIECANRMNYKHNQIASSLRTGKTNTIGVIVPRLYSHFISSVISGIESVTNEAGYNIIICQSSENLKNEKNCIKTLLSSRVDGILISVSMETVNDDHLRDISLMNVPFLFFDRALKNSKACSVTSNDFLGAYTATEHLIKQGCRKIAHIGGHLNLNIYEQRLKGFKKALTDNHLKVNESLIFNSGEMTNNAGMEFAEKLWNGNNVPDGIFASNDNMATGVMTFFIGKGKKIPEDIAIVGYSNASFTQWITPALSSVEQHSRQIGIEAAKLIIKEIETDKEADTKDLQTENVVLNPELIIRASSNRINS, encoded by the coding sequence ATGAACAAACTTGATTTAACCAAAAAAGGCAAAAGGGAACAAACTTCGATTGTTGACATTGCCAAAAAGCTTCATATAGCACCTTCAACCGTTTCAAGGGCACTTAGCAACCATCCGAAAATCAGCGAGAAGACGAAAAAAAAGGTGATCGAATGTGCCAATCGAATGAATTACAAACATAATCAGATTGCCAGCAGTTTACGTACCGGCAAAACCAATACCATTGGGGTAATTGTTCCCCGGTTATACAGCCACTTTATCAGCTCGGTCATTAGTGGTATCGAGTCCGTTACAAACGAAGCCGGTTATAACATCATCATTTGCCAGTCCAGCGAAAATTTAAAAAACGAGAAAAACTGTATCAAAACACTGCTTTCGAGCCGGGTGGACGGGATTTTGATCTCCGTTTCAATGGAAACAGTAAATGACGATCATCTCCGGGATATTAGCCTGATGAATGTCCCTTTCCTGTTCTTCGACAGGGCACTTAAAAATTCGAAAGCCTGTAGTGTTACCAGTAATGACTTTTTAGGGGCATATACCGCAACAGAACACCTGATTAAACAAGGATGCAGGAAAATCGCCCATATCGGTGGCCACCTCAATCTGAATATCTATGAACAAAGGTTAAAGGGATTCAAAAAGGCATTAACGGACAACCACCTAAAAGTCAACGAATCATTAATTTTCAATTCCGGTGAAATGACCAATAACGCAGGAATGGAATTTGCCGAAAAGCTTTGGAATGGGAATAATGTACCTGATGGAATTTTTGCTTCAAACGATAATATGGCGACCGGTGTCATGACTTTTTTTATCGGCAAAGGCAAAAAAATTCCGGAAGATATCGCCATCGTGGGCTATTCCAATGCGTCTTTTACTCAGTGGATCACTCCTGCCCTCTCCAGTGTTGAACAGCACAGCCGCCAGATTGGAATAGAAGCCGCCAAATTGATCATTAAGGAAATTGAAACAGATAAAGAAGCAGATACAAAGGATTTGCAAACCGAAAATGTCGTTTTAAATCCAGAACTCATAATCAGGGCTTCCTCTAATCGTATAAATTCTTAA